A section of the Bradyrhizobium oligotrophicum S58 genome encodes:
- the cynS gene encoding cyanase, whose protein sequence is MKRSDLTEKLLDIKREKGWSWKYICEQIGGYSEVLIVGAILGQMKLTKPQAANAGELFGLSKSEISMLNETPMRGEGVQMPPTDPLIYRFYELVMINGPAWKELIQEEFGDGIMSAIDFDMVMERLPNPKGDRVKISMSGKFLPYKYYGASGNVPEYGFKEE, encoded by the coding sequence ATGAAGCGATCCGACCTCACCGAGAAGCTGCTCGACATCAAGCGCGAGAAGGGCTGGAGCTGGAAGTACATCTGCGAGCAGATCGGCGGCTATTCCGAGGTGCTGATCGTCGGCGCCATTCTCGGCCAGATGAAGCTGACCAAGCCGCAGGCGGCCAACGCCGGCGAGCTGTTCGGCCTCTCCAAGAGCGAAATCTCGATGCTGAACGAGACGCCGATGCGGGGCGAGGGCGTGCAGATGCCGCCGACCGATCCTTTGATCTACCGCTTCTACGAGCTCGTGATGATCAACGGCCCGGCGTGGAAGGAATTGATCCAGGAGGAGTTCGGCGACGGCATCATGTCGGCGATCGATTTCGACATGGTGATGGAGCGCCTGCCCAATCCGAAGGGCGATCGCGTCAAGATCTCGATGTCGGGCAAGTTCCTGCCGTACAAATATTACGGCGCCAGCGGCAACGTGCCGGAATATGGCTTCAAGGAAGAGTAG